A part of Gemmatimonadaceae bacterium genomic DNA contains:
- a CDS encoding 3-hydroxyacyl-CoA dehydrogenase NAD-binding domain-containing protein: protein MPLSPDTTIGVVGAGAMGAGIAQVAAAAGHRVVLADAMQGATEKARGNLGLVLEKQVQKGKIDRNEADRLIGRIDYVWDPLGADSSMYGRCGLVIEAIVEDLEAKRDVFRRLESTVARDAILATNTSSLSVASLASMCQAPERVVGLHFFNPAPVMPLVEVVPWLGGDPIVASSSFALMRAWNKAPVLASDTPGFIVNRIARPYYGEAIRILEEGVADVATIDWAMTEFGKFRMGPFELMDFIGNDVNYAVTRSVFESMFYDPRYRPSLTQKRMVEAGFLGRKSGRGYYDHRAGVVRPEANKDAAIGLLVFERILAMLINEAVDAVLMRVASPEDIDLAMTKGVNYPKGLLAWANELGLARVLGWLERLYAEYGEDRYRPSPLLRRMVRDERRFFA, encoded by the coding sequence ATGCCATTGAGTCCCGACACCACCATCGGCGTCGTCGGCGCGGGCGCCATGGGCGCGGGAATCGCGCAGGTCGCGGCTGCCGCCGGGCACCGCGTCGTGCTCGCCGACGCCATGCAAGGCGCGACCGAAAAGGCGCGCGGCAATCTCGGGCTCGTGCTCGAGAAGCAGGTCCAGAAAGGCAAAATCGACCGCAACGAAGCCGATCGCTTGATCGGACGCATCGACTACGTCTGGGATCCGCTCGGCGCCGACTCCTCGATGTACGGACGCTGCGGTCTGGTCATCGAGGCGATCGTCGAGGATCTCGAGGCAAAGCGCGACGTGTTCCGTCGTCTCGAGTCGACGGTCGCACGTGACGCCATTCTCGCCACGAATACGTCGTCGCTCTCGGTCGCGTCGTTGGCCTCGATGTGCCAGGCGCCCGAGCGCGTCGTGGGATTACACTTCTTTAATCCCGCGCCGGTCATGCCGCTCGTCGAGGTCGTGCCGTGGCTGGGCGGCGATCCGATCGTCGCGTCGTCGTCGTTCGCGCTCATGCGCGCGTGGAACAAGGCGCCCGTGCTCGCCTCGGACACGCCGGGCTTCATCGTGAATCGCATCGCGCGACCGTACTATGGCGAAGCGATCCGCATCCTCGAGGAAGGCGTCGCCGACGTCGCGACGATCGACTGGGCGATGACCGAGTTCGGGAAATTCCGCATGGGTCCGTTCGAGCTCATGGATTTCATCGGCAATGACGTGAACTACGCGGTGACGCGGTCCGTGTTCGAGAGCATGTTCTACGATCCGCGCTACCGGCCTTCATTGACGCAGAAGCGGATGGTCGAGGCGGGCTTTCTCGGACGCAAGAGCGGCCGCGGCTACTACGATCACCGCGCCGGCGTCGTGCGGCCCGAGGCGAACAAGGACGCTGCGATCGGCTTGCTCGTCTTCGAGCGCATTTTGGCAATGCTGATCAACGAGGCGGTGGACGCCGTGCTCATGCGCGTCGCGTCGCCCGAAGACATCGATCTCGCGATGACCAAAGGGGTAAATTACCCGAAGGGCCTGCTCGCGTGGGCGAATGAGCTCGGACTCGCCCGCGTGCTGGGCTGGCTCGAGCGACTGTACGCGGAGTACGGCGAGGATCGATATCGTCCGAGTCCGTTGCTGCGCCGAATGGTGCGTGACGAGCGCCGCTTCTTCGCGTGA
- the paaI gene encoding hydroxyphenylacetyl-CoA thioesterase PaaI — protein sequence MSGREEQALAERVVSAMMAKDTFSRWLGIDVVEVLPHAATVRLTVRDDMLNGFGVCHGGVPFSLADSALAFASNTHGTITVSIENTITYPRKVVGGDVLVAAAVQESATNRLGFYRVTVRRGDEVVALFRGTVYKTEKPLFPDVE from the coding sequence ATGAGCGGGCGCGAGGAGCAAGCGCTGGCCGAGCGTGTGGTGTCGGCGATGATGGCGAAGGACACCTTCAGCCGCTGGTTGGGGATCGACGTGGTGGAAGTGCTGCCACACGCGGCGACGGTGCGGCTGACCGTGCGCGACGACATGCTGAATGGGTTCGGCGTCTGTCACGGCGGCGTGCCGTTTTCGCTTGCCGACAGTGCGCTGGCGTTCGCATCGAACACGCACGGAACGATCACGGTGAGTATCGAGAACACGATCACGTATCCGCGAAAGGTCGTGGGCGGCGACGTGCTGGTCGCGGCCGCGGTGCAGGAGAGCGCGACGAATCGTCTGGGCTTCTACCGCGTGACGGTGCGGCGCGGCGACGAAGTCGTCGCGCTGTTCCGCGGAACGGTCTACAAGACCGAGAAACCGTTGTTTCCAGATGTTGAATGA
- the pcaF gene encoding 3-oxoadipyl-CoA thiolase, whose product MSDAYIVDGIRSPVGNIGGGLSEVRPDDLAATVIAELMRRHPELDPAEIADVVLGCANQAGEDNRNVARMAVLLAGLPVTVPGETVNRLCASGMSAAAIAARAIICGDADFYIAGGVESMTRAPYVMSKGSKPFARDIELFDTSLGWRFINPKLKAKYGTDSMGQTAENVAGDYKVSRADQDAFAVRSQQKAAKARASGRFAREITPIEIPQKKGEPKKFEQDEFIRPDTTAEVLGKLKPAFKAEGGSVTAGNSSGLNDGAAALLIASEEGLKKLHAKPLARIVSTAVAGVEPRIMGMGPVPSSRKALDRAKLTMSQMDVIELNEAFAAQSLACLRELGIADDDPRVNPNGGAIALGHPLGMSGARLLLTAARELELRNARYALCTMCIGVGQGMATIIERV is encoded by the coding sequence ATGAGTGACGCCTATATCGTGGACGGAATCCGCTCGCCCGTGGGCAACATCGGCGGCGGCTTGAGCGAGGTACGGCCCGACGACCTGGCCGCGACCGTGATCGCGGAGTTGATGCGGCGCCACCCGGAGCTCGATCCCGCGGAGATCGCGGACGTGGTCCTCGGCTGCGCCAACCAGGCCGGCGAGGACAACCGCAATGTCGCCCGCATGGCCGTGCTGCTGGCCGGATTGCCGGTGACCGTGCCGGGCGAAACGGTGAATCGGCTCTGCGCCTCGGGCATGAGCGCGGCCGCGATCGCCGCGCGCGCGATCATTTGCGGCGACGCCGACTTCTACATCGCCGGCGGCGTCGAAAGCATGACGCGCGCGCCGTACGTGATGTCGAAGGGCAGCAAGCCGTTCGCCCGCGACATCGAGCTGTTCGACACGAGCCTCGGCTGGCGCTTCATCAATCCCAAGCTCAAGGCCAAGTACGGTACTGACTCGATGGGCCAGACCGCCGAAAATGTGGCGGGCGATTACAAGGTGTCGCGAGCGGACCAGGATGCGTTCGCCGTGCGCTCGCAGCAGAAGGCCGCGAAGGCGCGCGCGAGCGGACGCTTCGCGCGCGAGATCACGCCAATCGAGATTCCGCAGAAGAAAGGCGAGCCGAAAAAATTCGAGCAGGATGAATTCATCCGTCCGGATACGACGGCCGAGGTGCTCGGGAAGCTCAAGCCGGCGTTCAAGGCGGAGGGCGGCTCGGTGACGGCGGGAAATTCGTCGGGATTGAACGACGGCGCGGCGGCGCTGCTCATCGCATCCGAGGAAGGATTGAAGAAACTCCATGCGAAGCCGCTGGCGCGCATCGTGTCGACTGCCGTCGCGGGCGTGGAACCGCGCATCATGGGGATGGGCCCGGTGCCCTCGTCGCGAAAAGCGCTGGATCGCGCGAAGCTGACGATGAGCCAGATGGACGTCATCGAATTGAACGAGGCGTTCGCCGCGCAGTCGCTGGCATGTCTGCGCGAGCTCGGCATCGCCGACGACGATCCACGCGTCAACCCGAACGGCGGCGCGATCGCGCTTGGCCACCCACTCGGAATGTCGGGCGCGCGCTTGCTGCTCACGGCGGCGCGCGAGCTCGAGTTGAGAAACGCTCGATACGCGCTGTGCACGATGTGCATCGGCGTCGGTCAAGGCATGGCGACGATCATCGAGCGCGTCTGA
- a CDS encoding transferase hexapeptide repeat family protein: MIYEFDGFRPVIHESAFIHPQAAVTGNVVIGRDVYVGPGAAIRGDWGGIVIEDGCNVQENCTVHMFPGVTVVLEASAHVGHGAIVHGARIGRNALIGMNAVIMDNAVVGAECIVGALTFVPADMQIPARKVVVGNPAKVVKDVSDDMIAWKTEGTRLYQALPARLYDTLRPCEPLRSVPQDRAAQQSSYRTWHQTRESEQS; the protein is encoded by the coding sequence ATGATCTACGAATTCGACGGCTTTCGCCCGGTCATTCACGAATCGGCATTCATTCACCCGCAAGCGGCGGTGACCGGCAACGTGGTCATCGGGCGTGATGTGTATGTCGGCCCGGGCGCGGCCATTCGCGGCGACTGGGGCGGCATCGTGATCGAGGATGGCTGCAACGTGCAGGAGAACTGCACCGTGCACATGTTCCCGGGCGTGACCGTCGTGCTCGAGGCGAGCGCGCACGTTGGTCACGGCGCCATCGTGCACGGGGCGCGCATCGGCCGGAATGCGCTCATCGGGATGAATGCCGTCATCATGGACAACGCCGTCGTCGGCGCCGAGTGTATCGTCGGCGCGCTCACCTTCGTGCCGGCCGACATGCAGATTCCCGCACGAAAGGTCGTCGTCGGCAACCCGGCGAAGGTCGTGAAGGACGTGAGCGACGACATGATCGCGTGGAAGACCGAGGGGACGCGGTTGTATCAAGCGCTGCCGGCGCGGCTCTATGACACGCTCAGGCCGTGCGAGCCGCTGCGATCGGTCCCGCAGGATCGAGCGGCTCAACAATCGAGCTATCGCACGTGGCATCAGACGAGAGAGTCGGAACAATCATGA
- the paaZ gene encoding phenylacetic acid degradation bifunctional protein PaaZ, which yields MTTTSETIRPIGHAGSEPRRLGNFVQGEWVTGNGKAADLFHAVTGEKIAEATTSGIDFAAMVSYAKRVGGPALRTLTFHERALMLKAMAQYLMARKDEFYLVSAATGATKSDSWVDIEGGIGTFFAYASRGRRDMPNERFYVDGPTEALSKGGSFVGRHICVPLEGVAVHINAFNFPVWGMLEKLAPTLLAGMPAIVKPATVTSYLTEAVFRAMIDANIFPAGAIQLLCGSTGDLLDHLDCQSAVAFTGSASTGKMLKTSRSIIENNVRFNMEADSLNYSMLGPDAMPSTPEFDLFIKEVVREMTTKAGQKCTAIRRTLVPEPLVEDVMRALKKRLDGVTIGDPGVDGVRMGPLAGRGQVGEVRKSVDAIARATELVYGNLDDYNVVGADRQRGAFFPPLLFYAKDPFGTSEPHDIEAFGPVNTVMPYTRVDDAIELAKKGKGSLVGSLFTADDDIARDVVLGTAAYHGRLLVVNRESAKESTGHGSPLPHLVHGGPGRAGGGEEMGGVRGVLHYMQRTAVQGSPTTLMHVTNEFTAGAARRFDRVHPFRKTFEELHVGDALTTARRTVTEADIVNFAGVSGDFFYAHMDDIAARDSIFEQRVAHGYFVLSAAAGLFVDPAPGPVLANYGLDTLRFVKPVYPGDTIQATLTVKQKTAKEKKPDQVSQGVVAWDLEVKNQHDELVAIYTILTLVRRDESPAITADPETIATYTPGKRADTDGRPG from the coding sequence ATGACGACGACATCCGAGACGATTCGTCCCATCGGCCACGCCGGCAGCGAACCGCGCCGGCTTGGTAATTTCGTGCAAGGCGAGTGGGTGACCGGGAACGGCAAAGCGGCCGATCTGTTTCACGCGGTGACCGGCGAGAAGATCGCCGAGGCGACCACGAGCGGCATCGACTTCGCGGCGATGGTGAGCTACGCGAAGCGCGTTGGCGGTCCCGCGCTGCGGACGCTGACGTTTCACGAGCGCGCGCTCATGCTCAAGGCCATGGCGCAATATCTCATGGCGCGGAAGGATGAGTTCTATCTCGTCTCGGCGGCGACAGGCGCGACGAAGTCCGACTCGTGGGTGGATATCGAAGGAGGCATCGGGACGTTCTTCGCGTATGCCTCGCGCGGCCGGCGTGACATGCCCAACGAGCGCTTTTATGTCGACGGGCCGACCGAGGCGCTGTCGAAGGGCGGCAGCTTCGTCGGACGTCACATCTGCGTGCCGCTCGAGGGCGTCGCAGTGCACATCAACGCGTTCAACTTCCCCGTCTGGGGGATGCTCGAGAAGCTCGCGCCGACGCTGCTCGCCGGGATGCCGGCGATCGTGAAGCCGGCGACGGTAACATCGTACCTCACCGAAGCCGTATTCCGCGCGATGATCGACGCGAACATTTTCCCGGCCGGGGCAATCCAGCTGCTCTGCGGCAGCACCGGCGACCTGCTCGACCATCTGGACTGTCAGAGCGCCGTCGCCTTCACGGGTTCGGCGTCGACGGGCAAAATGCTCAAGACGTCGCGGTCGATCATCGAGAACAACGTTCGCTTCAACATGGAAGCGGACTCGCTCAACTACTCGATGCTCGGACCCGATGCGATGCCCAGCACGCCCGAGTTCGATCTGTTCATCAAGGAAGTCGTCCGGGAGATGACGACGAAGGCGGGCCAGAAGTGCACGGCCATTCGCCGCACGCTCGTGCCGGAGCCGCTCGTCGAAGACGTGATGCGTGCGCTCAAGAAGCGGCTCGACGGCGTGACGATTGGTGACCCCGGCGTCGACGGCGTTCGGATGGGGCCATTGGCCGGACGCGGCCAGGTGGGCGAGGTCCGCAAGAGCGTCGATGCGATCGCGCGCGCCACGGAGCTCGTCTACGGCAATCTCGATGACTACAACGTCGTGGGCGCCGACCGCCAGCGGGGGGCGTTTTTCCCGCCGCTGCTTTTCTACGCGAAGGATCCGTTCGGAACGAGCGAGCCGCATGACATCGAAGCCTTCGGACCCGTGAACACGGTGATGCCGTACACTCGCGTCGACGACGCCATCGAGCTCGCGAAGAAGGGGAAGGGGAGTCTCGTCGGCTCGCTGTTCACGGCCGACGACGACATTGCGCGCGATGTCGTGCTGGGCACGGCGGCTTATCACGGGCGGCTCTTGGTCGTGAATCGGGAGAGCGCCAAGGAATCGACCGGGCACGGGTCGCCGCTGCCGCACTTGGTCCACGGTGGCCCCGGCCGGGCAGGTGGTGGGGAGGAAATGGGCGGAGTGCGTGGCGTGCTGCACTACATGCAGCGCACGGCCGTTCAGGGCTCGCCGACGACCCTCATGCACGTCACGAACGAGTTCACGGCCGGGGCCGCGCGGCGGTTCGATCGCGTGCATCCATTCCGGAAGACCTTCGAGGAGCTCCACGTCGGCGACGCCCTCACCACCGCTCGGCGCACGGTCACGGAGGCGGACATCGTGAACTTCGCCGGCGTCAGCGGCGACTTCTTCTATGCCCACATGGACGACATCGCGGCGCGCGACTCGATCTTCGAGCAGCGGGTGGCGCACGGGTACTTCGTGCTGTCGGCAGCGGCAGGGTTGTTCGTGGATCCCGCGCCGGGACCGGTGCTGGCGAACTACGGACTCGACACGCTGCGCTTCGTGAAGCCGGTCTATCCGGGTGATACGATCCAAGCCACTTTGACAGTGAAGCAGAAGACGGCGAAGGAGAAGAAACCGGATCAGGTGTCGCAGGGCGTGGTGGCGTGGGACCTCGAGGTGAAGAACCAGCACGACGAACTGGTGGCGATCTACACGATTCTCACGTTGGTTCGCCGCGACGAATCGCCCGCGATCACGGCGGATCCGGAAACGATCGCGACTTATACCCCCGGAAAACGGGCTGATACCGACGGACGGCCGGGGTAG
- a CDS encoding helix-turn-helix domain-containing protein: MSPRPRTVSDEDIIAAAERIVGRAGFAALTLADVGAEARLSPATIVQRFGSKRGLLLALTGASAQRVEAAFAQARAEFDSPVAALIAAASAVAHIVGAPSELASQLTFLQADPDDEEFRSHGVEHATRARAGYRKLVEEALHDGELAGVGADELAGAIESIATGALLSWAIHREGDAATAVQRNVTTLLRGYGRGAWARP, translated from the coding sequence ATGAGTCCGAGACCGCGCACGGTTTCTGACGAAGACATCATCGCGGCGGCCGAACGCATCGTCGGACGAGCGGGGTTTGCGGCCCTTACGCTAGCCGACGTCGGCGCCGAGGCGAGGTTGTCGCCCGCGACGATCGTTCAGCGATTCGGGTCGAAGCGCGGTTTGCTGTTGGCGCTCACCGGCGCGTCTGCGCAGCGAGTCGAGGCCGCGTTCGCACAGGCGCGAGCGGAGTTCGATTCGCCCGTCGCAGCCCTGATCGCGGCCGCGAGCGCCGTCGCGCACATCGTCGGCGCCCCCAGCGAGCTCGCGAGTCAACTGACATTCTTGCAGGCGGACCCCGACGACGAAGAGTTTCGGAGTCACGGAGTCGAGCACGCGACGCGAGCGCGCGCCGGCTACCGGAAGCTCGTGGAAGAGGCGCTGCACGACGGCGAGCTGGCGGGCGTTGGGGCGGATGAGTTGGCGGGTGCGATCGAGTCGATTGCCACCGGTGCGCTTTTATCGTGGGCGATCCACCGCGAGGGCGATGCCGCGACCGCGGTGCAGCGCAACGTGACGACCCTGCTCCGCGGCTATGGGCGGGGAGCCTGGGCGCGGCCGTAA
- a CDS encoding glycosyl hydrolase codes for MSFSTLTRGALVALLIPAFLSAQGRRGGRGAGAGSGADTANSGDVSWRNIGPDASGRMVAVAGSDARPNEYYFGTTGGGVWKTTDGGKSAVPVTDKYFGGTIGAIAVDQKNPDVVWVGGGEYPIRGNVSYGEGVWKTTDGGKTWASLGLKETQQISRIRIDPRNPDVAYVAALGHVWGPNAERGVFKTTDGGKSWRKVLFRNDSTGAIELQMDPSNPDVLYAALWQAGRKPWLLISGGTGGGIFKSTDAGEHWTEITHNTGLPSGLIGNVGMAISPAKPNRIWALIENEPGGGVYRSDDAGTTWTLLNQSRDIRQRAWYFGRVFADPKDTNVVYSLNVGTFISRDGGKTFVQAPVRGGSDNHDLWIAPNDPKRMAIVYDQGASTTTDGGANMTRVNTPTGQFYHVHLLNKVPFDVCGAKQDAGSQCGPIRQPAGFGRGGGGGGGGGRGGAPAAPASPYSEFYPAAGGESGYMASDPTDPNVTFGGNYSGVIDMQNRATGERGRLDPWPLNPMGHDAKDSKYRFQWTFPIMNSPHDPNVLYVGSNVVFKSSDKGKTWQIISPDLTKHDPATLGPSGGPISKDQTSIEYYATVFALQESPITAGLIWAGSDDGLIHITRDGGKTWKNVTPKGLAPWTRISIIDPSPHNPGTAWVAANRYQLDDYAPYLYKTTDYGATWTRINDGIPNGEYTRSIREDLVKPGLLYAATERGMWMSRDAGAHWESLKKNLPPVPVHDIALRDDDMAIATHGRAFWVMENLALLRQAPEAEAAERAGKDFLYTPAPAYRATGASIQYRLAHDNAPVTIELFDPAGKLIRKYSSTDTVAAQGGRGGGRGGFGGQQRVTTRTGLNRYTWNLQYPDATTFQNMILWQGSTSGPFAAPGTYTVHVIVGNNAPLSEKLVVRKDPQTKATNADLAEQLRFGLQVRDSVSAANEAIRVIRNVKRQLEDRAQKMSGTPSFGAMAKSFEDQLSNVEDSIYQTRNQSGEDPLNFPIRINNQLAALLGFVTAGERRPPPQSYDVFKVLAPKFQTEDARYKRIMLDLMKLNAALKAAGQPEIVPSDVEAPAPRREGIS; via the coding sequence ATGTCATTCTCAACGTTGACGCGCGGCGCTCTCGTCGCGCTCTTGATTCCCGCGTTCCTGAGCGCCCAGGGTCGACGCGGCGGCCGCGGTGCCGGTGCAGGTTCTGGCGCGGACACCGCCAACTCCGGCGACGTTTCCTGGCGCAACATCGGACCCGACGCCTCCGGCCGCATGGTTGCCGTTGCCGGCTCCGACGCTCGGCCCAACGAGTACTATTTCGGCACCACGGGCGGCGGCGTCTGGAAGACTACCGACGGCGGCAAGTCGGCCGTGCCGGTAACCGACAAGTATTTCGGCGGCACGATCGGCGCGATCGCCGTCGATCAGAAGAATCCGGACGTCGTCTGGGTCGGCGGCGGCGAGTATCCCATTCGCGGCAACGTCTCGTACGGTGAAGGTGTCTGGAAGACCACCGACGGCGGGAAGACCTGGGCCTCGCTCGGCCTCAAGGAAACGCAGCAGATCTCGCGCATTCGGATCGATCCGCGAAATCCCGACGTCGCGTACGTCGCGGCGCTCGGCCACGTCTGGGGACCGAATGCCGAGCGCGGCGTCTTCAAGACGACGGACGGCGGCAAGAGCTGGCGGAAGGTGCTGTTCCGCAACGATTCGACTGGCGCGATCGAGCTGCAGATGGACCCGTCGAATCCCGATGTGCTCTATGCGGCGCTGTGGCAGGCCGGGCGCAAGCCGTGGCTCTTGATCAGCGGCGGGACCGGCGGCGGCATCTTCAAGTCGACCGATGCCGGCGAGCACTGGACGGAGATCACGCACAACACCGGTTTGCCGAGCGGGTTGATCGGCAACGTGGGAATGGCGATCTCGCCGGCGAAGCCGAACCGCATCTGGGCGCTGATCGAGAACGAGCCGGGCGGCGGTGTGTATCGCTCGGATGATGCGGGTACGACGTGGACGCTCTTGAATCAGAGCCGCGACATTCGGCAGCGCGCCTGGTATTTCGGGCGCGTGTTCGCGGACCCCAAGGATACGAACGTCGTCTACAGCCTGAACGTGGGCACGTTCATCTCGCGGGACGGCGGCAAGACGTTCGTGCAGGCGCCCGTGCGCGGCGGCAGCGACAATCACGATTTGTGGATTGCGCCGAACGATCCGAAGCGTATGGCGATCGTGTACGATCAGGGTGCATCGACGACGACGGACGGCGGCGCGAACATGACGCGCGTCAATACACCGACCGGCCAGTTCTATCATGTGCATCTGCTCAACAAGGTGCCGTTCGACGTCTGTGGCGCGAAGCAGGACGCGGGGTCGCAGTGCGGCCCAATTCGTCAGCCCGCCGGGTTCGGGCGCGGCGGCGGTGGTGGCGGCGGTGGTGGACGCGGTGGTGCGCCGGCCGCTCCGGCGTCGCCCTACTCGGAGTTCTATCCCGCGGCGGGCGGTGAGTCGGGCTACATGGCGTCCGACCCGACCGATCCGAACGTCACGTTCGGCGGCAACTACAGCGGCGTGATCGACATGCAGAACCGCGCGACGGGCGAGCGCGGCCGTCTCGATCCGTGGCCGCTCAATCCGATGGGCCACGACGCGAAGGACTCGAAGTATCGCTTCCAGTGGACGTTCCCGATCATGAACTCGCCGCACGATCCGAACGTGCTGTACGTCGGGTCGAACGTGGTATTCAAGTCCTCTGACAAGGGCAAGACCTGGCAGATCATCTCGCCCGATCTGACGAAGCACGATCCGGCGACGCTGGGACCCTCGGGCGGTCCGATCAGCAAGGACCAGACGTCGATCGAGTACTACGCCACGGTCTTCGCGCTGCAGGAGTCGCCGATCACCGCGGGGCTGATCTGGGCGGGCTCGGACGACGGGCTCATTCACATCACGCGCGACGGCGGCAAGACATGGAAGAACGTGACGCCCAAGGGACTGGCGCCGTGGACGCGCATCTCGATCATCGATCCGTCGCCGCACAACCCGGGCACGGCATGGGTCGCGGCGAACCGGTATCAGCTCGACGACTACGCGCCCTATCTGTACAAGACGACGGATTACGGCGCGACGTGGACGCGCATCAATGACGGCATTCCGAACGGCGAATACACCCGGTCGATTCGTGAGGACCTGGTGAAGCCGGGCCTCCTGTACGCGGCGACCGAGCGCGGGATGTGGATGTCGCGCGACGCCGGAGCGCATTGGGAGAGTCTCAAGAAGAATCTGCCGCCGGTGCCCGTGCACGACATCGCGCTGCGCGACGACGACATGGCGATCGCCACGCACGGACGCGCTTTCTGGGTCATGGAGAACCTGGCATTGTTGCGCCAGGCGCCCGAGGCCGAGGCCGCGGAGCGCGCCGGGAAGGATTTCCTGTATACGCCCGCGCCCGCCTACCGCGCGACCGGCGCGTCGATTCAGTATCGTCTCGCGCACGACAACGCGCCGGTGACGATCGAGCTGTTCGATCCGGCCGGCAAGCTTATTAGAAAATACTCATCAACGGATACCGTGGCCGCGCAGGGTGGGCGGGGCGGCGGCCGGGGCGGCTTCGGCGGCCAGCAGCGCGTCACGACGCGCACCGGGCTCAATCGGTATACCTGGAATCTGCAGTATCCCGACGCGACCACGTTCCAGAACATGATTCTGTGGCAGGGTTCGACGTCGGGCCCGTTCGCCGCGCCGGGCACGTACACGGTGCACGTGATCGTGGGAAACAACGCCCCGCTCAGCGAGAAGCTGGTCGTGCGCAAGGATCCGCAGACCAAGGCGACGAATGCCGATCTCGCCGAGCAATTGCGGTTCGGCCTGCAGGTGCGTGACAGCGTGAGCGCGGCGAACGAAGCCATTCGCGTCATTCGCAACGTGAAGCGCCAGCTCGAGGACCGCGCGCAGAAGATGTCGGGCACGCCCAGCTTCGGCGCGATGGCGAAGTCGTTCGAGGATCAACTCTCGAACGTCGAGGACTCGATCTACCAGACGCGCAACCAGAGCGGGGAAGATCCACTCAACTTCCCGATCCGCATCAACAATCAGCTCGCGGCGCTGCTGGGCTTCGTCACGGCAGGCGAGCGTCGGCCGCCGCCGCAGTCCTACGACGTGTTCAAGGTGCTGGCGCCGAAGTTCCAGACCGAGGATGCGCGCTACAAGCGCATCATGCTCGACCTGATGAAGCTCAATGCGGCGCTCAAGGCGGCGGGGCAGCCGGAGATCGTGCCGAGTGATGTCGAAGCGCCGGCGCCAAGGCGAGAAGGGATTAGCTAA